A region of Marinomonas maritima DNA encodes the following proteins:
- a CDS encoding NAD-dependent epimerase/dehydratase family protein, which produces MAKILIAGCGDLGSGLATNMVAQGHTVTGIRRTKSDFPYGVKGLTGDLVGMSDDTLPDVDLIFLIMTPNGRHEAAYRAAYFDTAQVLIRRYKDMSKPPMVFFVSSTSVYGQSQGEWIDETTPAQPKSATANILLETEQALAAALPSVAIRCSGIYGAGRFRLLEKVLSGEDWQANSWTNRVHRDDVVSALVLLANVALANTALADKSLPQQVIVTDQTPVSMWEVKLWLATCLGAKVAVSDSCQFTPTSGKRIQGQYLLSQGWTLRYPSYVVGYQALLAEFKP; this is translated from the coding sequence ATGGCAAAGATACTGATAGCAGGTTGTGGTGATTTAGGCTCCGGTTTGGCAACGAACATGGTGGCACAAGGCCATACGGTCACCGGTATTCGTCGAACAAAAAGCGACTTTCCCTATGGTGTTAAAGGCCTCACTGGCGACCTTGTTGGAATGAGCGATGACACGTTGCCAGATGTGGATCTCATTTTTTTGATTATGACGCCCAACGGTCGTCATGAAGCGGCTTATCGTGCAGCTTACTTTGATACGGCGCAGGTGTTGATTCGTCGATACAAAGACATGTCCAAGCCGCCTATGGTCTTTTTCGTTTCCAGCACCAGTGTGTACGGACAAAGCCAAGGTGAATGGATCGATGAAACCACACCAGCGCAACCTAAGTCGGCAACCGCTAATATTTTACTTGAAACGGAGCAGGCTCTGGCGGCTGCCTTACCCAGCGTGGCGATACGTTGCTCTGGCATTTATGGTGCCGGACGGTTTAGATTGTTAGAGAAAGTACTGAGTGGGGAAGATTGGCAAGCGAACAGCTGGACCAATCGAGTGCATCGAGACGACGTTGTATCGGCTCTCGTGTTACTGGCAAACGTGGCACTAGCGAACACGGCGCTGGCGGACAAATCATTGCCTCAACAGGTGATTGTGACCGACCAGACACCGGTTTCCATGTGGGAAGTTAAACTCTGGCTGGCTACTTGTCTTGGTGCAAAAGTCGCAGTGAGCGACAGTTGCCAATTTACGCCAACATCAGGGAAACGCATTCAAGGTCAATACCTGCTTTCGCAAGGCTGGACATTGCGTTATCCAAGTTATGTCGTCGGCTATCAGGCTTTATTGGCTGAATTTAAGCCATAA